The Candidatus Poribacteria bacterium genome includes a region encoding these proteins:
- a CDS encoding ABC transporter permease: protein MQIIQSLLIGLAALRRNKLRSLLTMLGIIIGISAVVGMVSIGDGAKFLVLAEFERMGGSDLIICFRPRWIQREDGEWIQNKAPVYLDYEDIEAITMACPSVKSITGEIDTMARPISYKGETKHFRFEGVTPFYQEVHNWYVQSGRFIQQEDLDRNESVCAIGVEVQRDLFGKTDPIGQELKIGRQRFTVVGVMEEKGDRMATGGWDRKLIVPFTTMWTRFIGDQKRGFELWMKAESFEKVDQALAEVKITLRRQHGTEEHFQFYTAKAVLEQVGNVSRVLKILLGGVASISLLVGGIGIMNIMLVSVTERTREIGLRKAVGARHRDILQQFLIESVVLSVSGGLIGILISGFITFVVAWGVTTFLIKETEWPAVVSLWAAAVAFGSSMLIGVVFGILPAYKAARLMPTEALRHE, encoded by the coding sequence ATGCAAATCATACAAAGTTTACTCATTGGATTGGCTGCGCTGAGACGGAATAAACTCAGATCATTACTGACGATGCTCGGTATCATCATCGGTATTTCTGCGGTTGTCGGCATGGTCTCGATTGGCGATGGGGCAAAGTTTTTAGTCTTAGCAGAATTTGAACGGATGGGTGGATCCGATTTAATTATCTGTTTCCGTCCGCGCTGGATCCAGAGAGAAGATGGAGAATGGATCCAGAATAAAGCTCCGGTGTATCTCGACTACGAAGATATTGAGGCAATCACGATGGCTTGCCCGTCGGTGAAAAGCATCACCGGGGAAATTGACACTATGGCGCGGCCCATATCGTACAAAGGGGAGACGAAGCATTTCCGTTTTGAAGGGGTTACGCCGTTTTATCAAGAAGTTCACAATTGGTATGTTCAATCCGGGCGTTTTATCCAACAGGAGGATCTGGATCGGAACGAATCAGTATGTGCGATTGGGGTTGAAGTTCAGAGGGATCTATTTGGCAAAACCGATCCAATCGGTCAAGAGTTAAAGATTGGCAGGCAGCGCTTTACCGTCGTTGGGGTGATGGAGGAGAAGGGCGACAGAATGGCGACGGGCGGTTGGGATAGAAAGTTGATTGTGCCGTTCACGACGATGTGGACCCGTTTCATCGGTGATCAGAAGCGGGGATTTGAACTATGGATGAAAGCGGAGAGCTTTGAAAAGGTGGATCAGGCACTCGCCGAAGTGAAGATTACCCTGCGTCGCCAACACGGCACTGAAGAACACTTCCAGTTTTACACCGCAAAGGCGGTATTGGAACAGGTCGGGAACGTCAGTCGGGTGCTCAAAATTCTACTGGGCGGTGTCGCGAGCATCTCCTTATTGGTCGGCGGCATTGGTATCATGAATATCATGCTCGTTTCCGTTACGGAACGCACGCGGGAAATTGGACTGCGCAAAGCCGTTGGTGCGCGACACCGTGACATTCTACAGCAGTTTCTAATCGAATCGGTTGTTCTGAGCGTCTCTGGGGGACTGATTGGGATTCTCATTAGTGGATTCATTACTTTTGTGGTCGCATGGGGAGTCACAACCTTCCTCATCAAGGAGACGGAATGGCCCGCCGTGGTATCTCTATGGGCGGCAGCCGTTGCTTTCGGTTCTTCCATGTTGATTGGTGTCGTTTTTGGGATTCTTCCTGCGTATAAGGCGGCGCGCTTGATGCCGACCGAGGCTTTGCGGCATGAATAA
- a CDS encoding aldose 1-epimerase family protein, giving the protein MINLYGEEYHRLQLLRHVGDISQIAGVKQYELASGSEKGVAGVDFRTGSGLNFSVLPDRGLDISYAEYNGIPLCWRSSTGDVASTYYEPEGNGWLRGFFGGLLTTCGMTYLGEPDTDEEESLGLHGRVSYIPAQNVWIDSRWEGDRYIMWTQGKVTETTVYGENLCRTRRIWTELGATKLHIEDIVENLGYQDTPHMYLFHINPGFPIVAEGSELIAPSSQVTPMDEHAAGKLSDHARCEAPTVDFREEVYYHEMEADEDNHIYVALVNRSFNNGQGLGLYVRYHKTQLPRFVQWKMNAEGLYVIGLEPANCWVDGRSKERERGTLEFLEPGGRRHYEVEIGVLTSNTAIERLAEKIEATKRNN; this is encoded by the coding sequence GTGATCAACTTATATGGCGAGGAGTACCATCGCCTACAACTGCTTCGGCATGTTGGGGACATCTCCCAAATTGCCGGTGTGAAGCAATATGAATTAGCGAGTGGGTCGGAAAAAGGGGTGGCTGGCGTTGATTTTCGGACGGGCTCCGGGTTAAATTTTTCTGTTCTACCAGACCGTGGATTGGACATCTCTTATGCAGAATACAACGGTATTCCATTGTGCTGGCGCTCCAGCACCGGCGATGTCGCATCGACCTATTATGAACCAGAGGGGAACGGCTGGCTGCGTGGATTCTTTGGTGGGTTACTAACCACCTGCGGCATGACCTACCTTGGCGAGCCGGATACCGACGAGGAAGAATCGCTTGGTTTACACGGTCGTGTCTCTTATATCCCCGCCCAAAATGTATGGATCGATAGCCGTTGGGAGGGAGATCGGTACATCATGTGGACTCAAGGCAAGGTGACAGAAACAACGGTCTACGGTGAAAACCTCTGTCGAACCCGTCGTATTTGGACAGAACTTGGCGCAACCAAACTCCATATTGAAGATATTGTTGAGAATCTTGGCTATCAGGATACACCGCACATGTATCTATTCCATATCAATCCCGGGTTTCCAATCGTTGCTGAAGGTTCCGAGTTGATTGCCCCTTCGTCGCAAGTAACCCCAATGGATGAACACGCCGCGGGAAAATTGAGCGACCATGCGCGGTGCGAAGCACCTACTGTCGATTTTCGTGAAGAGGTGTATTATCATGAGATGGAAGCGGATGAGGATAACCATATCTACGTTGCTCTGGTCAATCGGTCCTTCAACAATGGACAAGGTCTCGGGCTGTACGTGAGATACCACAAAACGCAGCTTCCCAGATTCGTCCAGTGGAAAATGAACGCTGAGGGTCTCTATGTTATCGGGTTGGAACCGGCAAACTGTTGGGTCGATGGCAGGTCAAAGGAGAGAGAACGAGGGACGCTGGAATTTCTAGAACCGGGTGGACGCAGGCATTACGAAGTTGAAATCGGTGTTCTGACTTCTAACACAGCAATTGAGAGGCTAGCAGAAAAGATTGAAGCGACAAAGAGAAATAACTAA
- a CDS encoding HNH endonuclease, with amino-acid sequence MTIDHKIPRSEGGTDLFESLSVLCGTCNSMKGMGTSAELQAKLESG; translated from the coding sequence TTGACAATAGATCACAAAATCCCTCGCAGTGAGGGAGGGACAGATCTCTTTGAAAGCCTGTCGGTGCTGTGTGGGACTTGCAATTCGATGAAGGGAATGGGAACATCTGCGGAGTTGCAGGCGAAATTAGAAAGCGGTTAA
- the fabD gene encoding ACP S-malonyltransferase, producing MIESSLKDALAFLFPGQGAQKVGMGLELSQEYATARAAFDEADAILNRKLSQLCFEGPAEALKQTENTQLAILTCSVAVLRVLNEHGIAPKAVAGHSLGEYSALVAADVLTFADALKLVEYRAQFMAEASQRQDCTMAAILGLEEATLQELCEAASSDQDQDARNGVVQIANYNCPGQLIVSGDTAAVERVMDSAKEADARRALKLEVSGAFHSSLMAPAQEQLQTVINDFQFNNPSIQVAANVTGNFVQTADEVRRLLIAQVTSAVQWEKSTRTIGAAGISHFVEVGPGTVLSGMVRRTLPDAICLNVEDTKSLNKVMELANKG from the coding sequence TGGAACTTTCCCAAGAATACGCCACAGCGCGTGCGGCCTTTGACGAGGCGGACGCGATCCTGAATCGGAAGTTAAGCCAGCTCTGCTTTGAAGGACCCGCGGAAGCACTGAAACAGACCGAAAATACACAACTGGCGATTCTAACATGTAGCGTTGCGGTGTTGCGAGTCTTGAACGAACACGGGATTGCGCCGAAAGCGGTTGCCGGTCATAGCCTCGGAGAGTATTCCGCCCTCGTTGCGGCGGACGTGCTTACCTTCGCGGATGCGCTGAAGTTGGTCGAATATCGGGCGCAATTCATGGCAGAGGCTTCCCAGCGACAAGATTGCACAATGGCTGCAATTTTAGGCTTGGAGGAAGCAACGTTACAGGAGCTTTGCGAAGCTGCGTCGTCTGACCAGGATCAAGATGCAAGGAACGGGGTGGTTCAAATCGCAAATTACAATTGTCCCGGGCAACTAATTGTTTCCGGCGATACCGCCGCTGTTGAGCGCGTCATGGATAGCGCAAAGGAGGCAGATGCTAGACGTGCCCTCAAACTTGAAGTGAGTGGTGCGTTTCATTCTTCCTTAATGGCACCGGCACAAGAGCAACTTCAGACTGTAATCAACGATTTCCAGTTCAACAATCCAAGTATTCAGGTGGCTGCTAACGTAACGGGCAACTTTGTTCAAACTGCGGACGAAGTTCGCCGTTTGTTGATAGCGCAGGTGACCTCGGCCGTTCAGTGGGAAAAGTCAACACGGACTATTGGGGCTGCCGGTATCTCACACTTTGTAGAGGTAGGACCTGGAACAGTCCTTTCTGGGATGGTACGTCGTACCCTTCCAGACGCGATTTGCCTGAATGTTGAGGATACTAAGAGCCTCAATAAAGTGATGGAACTAGCCAATAAAGGTTGA
- a CDS encoding VOC family protein, whose protein sequence is MKVTGAHHTSYTVSNLERSLEFYVGLLGCQVIWQRENRDQYFRDIVGYPDSVAKMAMLSIPGSPHAIELIEYIVPRGVSADVRTKNVGSSHIAFLVDDLRSGYEELCAAGVKFRSPPVAITAGANKGAWAVYLTDPDGITMEFFQPPKTETKS, encoded by the coding sequence ATGAAAGTCACCGGAGCGCACCATACCAGTTACACTGTTTCTAACCTTGAACGCTCACTGGAGTTCTATGTCGGATTGCTCGGCTGCCAGGTGATTTGGCAGCGCGAAAACCGCGACCAATACTTCCGCGATATTGTAGGCTATCCTGATAGTGTCGCAAAGATGGCAATGTTAAGTATTCCAGGCTCGCCCCACGCTATTGAGTTAATTGAGTACATTGTTCCGCGTGGTGTCTCCGCCGATGTTCGCACCAAAAACGTGGGCAGTTCACATATCGCATTTCTGGTTGACGACCTCCGGTCAGGGTATGAGGAATTGTGCGCAGCGGGTGTAAAGTTCCGTTCACCACCTGTCGCGATTACGGCAGGGGCGAATAAAGGCGCTTGGGCGGTTTACCTGACAGATCCGGATGGGATCACGATGGAGTTCTTTCAACCACCAAAGACAGAAACGAAGTCATAA
- a CDS encoding Gfo/Idh/MocA family oxidoreductase — protein MAIPTIHVGCTHFARGRLQALVTCEGLYPVACVDINLEEAQEGVGSLEGAVPEGLGDRIYTTITEARARHHAEACLIYASTPVHAKLVVESLNLGLHTLCVKPIATTPDEFREIIKVRRAHPNLMLVQGQNKRWNPAASKMRAWLRESDGIGEMLGGECRFWIRQNLWRADNSRYPDAYVEGIFFHAATAHQLDQLVAAKGLPKHVTACIHHREDHEIAQTGVWGTAGGQALLEYPNGAPFCYTGTNASHANPFGWSGHWTFHGENGDIRRDGGHLQLFRKGECVEDCQLQDLHPGLVEDDRLQFDAFADAISTGRDREWLRESTLGTWILMEACKTSARTHTRVDVERLRVELMGL, from the coding sequence ATGGCTATACCGACAATTCATGTGGGCTGTACCCATTTCGCTCGTGGGCGGCTTCAGGCGTTAGTCACCTGCGAAGGGTTATATCCTGTCGCCTGTGTGGATATCAACCTTGAGGAAGCACAAGAAGGGGTAGGGTCGTTAGAAGGCGCTGTGCCCGAAGGACTTGGGGACCGGATCTATACAACAATCACGGAAGCACGGGCGAGACATCATGCAGAGGCGTGCCTCATCTACGCTTCGACGCCGGTGCACGCAAAGCTGGTTGTCGAAAGCCTAAATCTTGGGCTGCATACGTTGTGTGTCAAACCGATTGCAACGACGCCGGATGAGTTTCGGGAAATTATCAAGGTTCGCAGGGCGCACCCTAATCTGATGCTGGTGCAGGGACAAAATAAACGCTGGAATCCTGCCGCTTCCAAGATGCGGGCGTGGCTGCGTGAATCGGATGGTATCGGCGAAATGCTTGGTGGGGAGTGTCGATTCTGGATTCGTCAAAATCTTTGGCGTGCAGATAATTCACGTTATCCGGACGCTTACGTTGAAGGGATTTTCTTTCACGCTGCCACCGCACATCAACTCGATCAACTTGTTGCGGCGAAAGGACTTCCAAAGCATGTGACGGCATGTATCCACCACCGGGAAGATCATGAGATTGCTCAGACCGGCGTTTGGGGAACAGCGGGCGGTCAGGCATTGCTGGAATACCCAAACGGTGCGCCTTTCTGCTATACGGGAACGAACGCCTCCCATGCAAACCCATTCGGCTGGAGCGGTCACTGGACATTTCACGGGGAAAATGGGGATATTCGACGGGACGGAGGGCATCTCCAGCTTTTCCGTAAGGGTGAATGTGTCGAAGATTGCCAACTTCAAGACCTTCATCCCGGACTCGTCGAAGACGATCGTCTTCAGTTTGATGCCTTTGCAGATGCTATCTCCACAGGCAGAGATCGGGAGTGGTTGCGGGAGAGTACGTTGGGAACATGGATCCTGATGGAGGCGTGTAAGACATCGGCACGCACGCATACCCGTGTTGATGTCGAACGGTTACGTGTGGAGTTGATGGGCCTTTAG
- the fabF gene encoding beta-ketoacyl-ACP synthase II, with amino-acid sequence MGNRVVITGMGVVCSVGNTKDEFWESIAVGKSGIDRVTHFDPEDFRTQIGGEIKGFAPETYLPRKAVARLPLFIQYALVSAIQAQQDADLDLSSLDPYRVGVGVGSGIGGISILEENHRILMEKGPRRVSPFFVPYEIINMAAGQISIHLKLKGPNFASVTACATANNAIGESFKIIQRGDADVMFTGGSEDAITPLSFAGFCAMRAMSTRNNEPQRASRPFDKERDGFVMGEGAGVIVLESLSHALKRNVPIYGEIVGYGMSADAYDMVHPSENGEGAAKSMELALRDAQIAPEDVDYINAHGTSTPSGDIAETLAVKSLFGDHANRLPMSATKSMIGHLLGAAGAVELIATLCAMENDYIPPTINYENPDPGCDLDCVPNQGRSADIQVALSNAFGFGGHNTSIAVRKYVA; translated from the coding sequence GTGGGGAATCGAGTCGTTATCACTGGAATGGGAGTTGTCTGTTCTGTAGGCAACACTAAAGATGAGTTTTGGGAATCAATTGCGGTAGGCAAAAGCGGTATTGATCGGGTGACACATTTTGATCCGGAAGATTTTCGTACGCAGATTGGGGGCGAGATCAAAGGGTTTGCGCCGGAGACCTATCTGCCGCGGAAGGCTGTGGCGCGTTTGCCACTGTTTATCCAATACGCACTGGTGTCTGCAATCCAAGCCCAACAGGATGCGGATCTCGACCTTTCTTCGCTAGATCCTTACCGCGTTGGCGTTGGCGTCGGATCCGGAATTGGTGGTATCAGCATTCTAGAAGAAAATCACCGAATCTTGATGGAAAAAGGACCGAGACGGGTCAGCCCATTTTTTGTCCCTTACGAGATTATTAACATGGCTGCCGGGCAGATCTCGATTCATTTGAAGCTCAAGGGCCCCAATTTTGCATCTGTCACCGCCTGTGCAACCGCGAATAACGCGATTGGGGAATCGTTCAAAATTATCCAACGTGGCGATGCTGACGTGATGTTTACCGGTGGTTCGGAAGACGCAATCACCCCATTGAGTTTTGCTGGCTTCTGCGCCATGCGCGCGATGTCTACACGCAACAACGAACCACAGCGGGCAAGCCGTCCATTTGATAAAGAGCGTGATGGGTTTGTGATGGGCGAAGGGGCAGGCGTGATAGTCTTGGAATCCCTCTCACACGCCTTGAAACGCAATGTGCCTATCTATGGCGAGATCGTCGGCTACGGGATGAGTGCCGATGCGTATGATATGGTGCACCCAAGTGAAAACGGAGAAGGTGCTGCCAAGTCAATGGAATTGGCACTCAGAGATGCCCAAATCGCACCGGAGGACGTTGATTATATCAATGCCCACGGCACCTCAACGCCATCGGGCGATATTGCAGAAACACTGGCTGTTAAGTCGCTTTTCGGGGACCATGCCAATCGTCTTCCCATGAGTGCGACAAAATCTATGATAGGTCACCTGCTAGGTGCTGCCGGAGCAGTCGAGTTGATTGCCACCTTGTGCGCAATGGAAAACGACTATATCCCACCAACCATCAACTACGAAAATCCTGATCCAGGATGTGATCTAGACTGTGTGCCGAATCAAGGACGATCCGCGGATATTCAGGTCGCACTGTCCAACGCATTCGGTTTTGGCGGACACAACACATCCATTGCTGTCCGAAAATATGTGGCATGA
- a CDS encoding aspartate aminotransferase family protein, giving the protein MDKQALQNSLDSLITEYVANNPRSGEMFERAKESLPGGNTRTGAYMSPFPIYIERGEGVYFYDLDGHRLLDFVNNNTALILGHAHPAIVEALQDRVAKGTAFSRPTALEVEMAELLRERVPSLERIRFCSSGTEAVLNALRVARAFTSKRKIARFEGAYHGVGEYALVSYVPPLGPELGPADRPRSVPSTAGLSPAVLEEVLVLPFNDADACAEIINENANDLAAVIVDPLATGAGTCIPVDGFLTRLRELTTQADALLVFDEIISFRASPGGAQELYGVRPDLTCMAKVIAGGTAGAAFGGRADVMELYSPLSGAKIPQSGTYNANPIATVAGLVTLQTMTPEAYDKIGALTQRLGAGLVSVFDDVGIEAQVTAVGSLFRVHFLPRPPRNYREAAQDDKLLQDYLFFWLLNHGIHWTSGGNISLPMTEEHIDRLVSEVRNAFQQF; this is encoded by the coding sequence ATGGACAAACAAGCATTACAAAATTCGCTGGACAGTTTAATCACGGAGTATGTAGCTAACAATCCACGCTCAGGGGAGATGTTTGAGCGGGCGAAGGAATCGCTGCCGGGCGGCAACACCCGTACTGGTGCGTATATGTCTCCCTTTCCAATCTATATAGAGCGTGGCGAAGGCGTCTATTTCTACGATCTAGATGGCCACCGTTTATTGGACTTTGTCAACAACAACACCGCTCTGATTCTAGGTCACGCTCACCCTGCGATTGTCGAAGCACTTCAGGACCGTGTGGCAAAAGGAACAGCGTTTTCTCGACCGACAGCCCTTGAAGTTGAAATGGCGGAGTTGCTGCGGGAACGGGTGCCCTCTTTGGAACGAATTCGCTTCTGTAGCTCCGGAACTGAGGCAGTGCTGAACGCATTGAGAGTCGCTAGGGCTTTCACTAGCAAACGCAAAATTGCCAGATTTGAAGGGGCATATCACGGTGTGGGTGAATACGCGCTCGTTAGTTACGTTCCGCCGTTGGGACCAGAGTTGGGACCTGCCGATCGCCCCCGATCAGTTCCTTCGACAGCAGGCCTCTCACCAGCAGTCCTCGAAGAGGTGTTGGTACTGCCGTTTAACGACGCGGATGCCTGTGCAGAAATCATAAACGAAAATGCTAATGATTTGGCAGCTGTAATCGTGGATCCTTTGGCAACGGGTGCAGGAACCTGTATCCCGGTAGACGGTTTCTTAACTCGGCTCAGAGAACTTACAACACAGGCAGACGCACTACTAGTTTTTGATGAGATTATCAGTTTCAGGGCTTCCCCCGGTGGTGCACAGGAACTTTACGGTGTGAGACCTGATTTGACGTGCATGGCAAAAGTTATTGCAGGTGGAACGGCGGGAGCTGCCTTTGGAGGACGCGCTGATGTGATGGAATTGTACAGTCCCCTATCCGGAGCGAAGATTCCTCAGTCAGGGACCTACAACGCAAATCCCATCGCTACAGTTGCCGGACTCGTCACGCTCCAAACGATGACACCGGAGGCATACGACAAAATCGGTGCGTTGACACAACGGTTAGGAGCAGGATTGGTATCTGTGTTTGATGATGTAGGAATCGAAGCCCAAGTCACTGCCGTTGGCTCACTTTTCCGCGTCCACTTCCTGCCTCGTCCTCCACGGAACTATCGAGAAGCTGCGCAGGATGACAAGCTATTGCAGGATTACCTCTTCTTCTGGCTCCTGAATCACGGGATTCATTGGACGAGCGGTGGGAATATATCCCTCCCGATGACGGAGGAACATATTGACAGATTGGTGTCCGAAGTTCGGAATGCGTTCCAACAGTTCTGA
- a CDS encoding 4-hydroxy-2-oxovalerate aldolase yields the protein MRNSKTLKKIRQNRCARVCGLGHYLPFFVRYAAHFGYDVIWLDLEHRAMTDREVQSLLGQCYHNDIDCMVRPPTQERTRLYRYFEDGATGLMMPLISDAADAQHIVNAVKFPPVGNRGMDGAGLDGDFGLGVWRPDSTYTDDANRETFIAIQIETPEALENVEEIAAVPGVDALFVGPGDLGLRLSQSEDETQTSLDAAIAQVADEARRHGIAWGIPAGTPELIKQYRAMGAQLLAYGGDFSLTAVLEHSSQDFDETLGE from the coding sequence ATGAGAAATAGCAAAACCCTAAAGAAAATTCGCCAAAACCGATGCGCACGAGTGTGTGGCTTGGGACACTATCTGCCGTTTTTTGTGCGTTACGCCGCCCATTTTGGCTATGATGTCATCTGGCTGGACCTGGAGCACCGAGCGATGACCGATCGTGAGGTGCAGAGCCTGTTGGGACAATGCTATCACAACGATATCGACTGCATGGTGCGACCTCCCACCCAAGAACGGACGCGACTCTATCGTTACTTTGAAGATGGCGCAACCGGTTTGATGATGCCCTTAATCTCAGATGCGGCGGATGCCCAGCACATTGTGAACGCTGTGAAATTTCCTCCTGTAGGTAATCGTGGTATGGACGGTGCCGGTCTGGATGGCGATTTCGGGCTTGGCGTCTGGCGTCCAGACAGCACCTATACCGACGATGCCAATCGAGAGACTTTCATCGCGATTCAAATCGAGACACCGGAGGCACTTGAGAACGTCGAAGAGATTGCGGCTGTGCCGGGAGTAGACGCGCTTTTCGTTGGTCCGGGAGATCTTGGGCTACGCCTGAGCCAGAGTGAAGACGAGACACAGACTAGCCTCGATGCAGCCATCGCCCAAGTTGCCGATGAAGCCAGAAGGCACGGCATCGCTTGGGGCATTCCTGCCGGAACACCTGAACTGATTAAACAGTACCGCGCAATGGGAGCGCAGTTGCTGGCTTACGGCGGAGATTTCTCATTAACGGCTGTGTTGGAGCATAGCAGCCAAGATTTCGACGAAACACTTGGCGAGTAG
- a CDS encoding transposase, translated as MKTYKFKLYSNHGNRELHKTIDGHAHVWNHCVALQRRYYAIYGKYIGKFRLINHISKLKRLAKFVHWHQLPSQAIQDVVALIDKGYKAMFEARAAGKKWGRPRFKPRRKYKSFTLLQAGWELLPGNKIRIGKRIYQYFKSRDVPGNPKRCTIKRDAIGDVYITILTDYEEPDFHRVMTGKIAGFDFGLKRYLTGHNGHDIDSPEFFKRSISAIKRASRNHSQTKKKSKNRERARLDLARKHRKIERQREDFHWKLAHQLTDLYDEIRLEDLNLKGMKRLWGRKVSDLGFADFVVKLKYIAAKKGVKITFIDKWYPSSKTCSVCWVVNDSLNLRDRTWQCSDCGTTHDRDRNAAINIYRVGASTLDGEDVRPSSDGNPC; from the coding sequence ATGAAGACCTACAAGTTCAAACTGTATAGCAATCACGGGAATCGTGAATTGCACAAGACCATAGATGGTCATGCTCATGTGTGGAATCACTGCGTTGCGCTTCAACGTCGTTACTATGCGATATATGGCAAGTATATCGGCAAGTTTAGACTGATAAACCATATCTCTAAACTGAAACGGCTTGCCAAGTTCGTCCATTGGCATCAACTGCCAAGCCAAGCGATACAGGACGTGGTGGCTCTTATAGACAAAGGCTACAAGGCTATGTTTGAAGCCCGTGCTGCTGGCAAGAAGTGGGGTCGTCCCCGCTTTAAGCCACGTCGTAAATACAAGTCGTTCACATTGCTACAAGCGGGTTGGGAACTTCTGCCGGGCAACAAGATTCGGATTGGCAAGCGAATCTACCAATATTTCAAGTCCCGTGATGTGCCAGGCAATCCGAAACGTTGCACAATCAAACGGGATGCCATCGGCGATGTCTATATCACTATCCTAACAGACTATGAAGAACCTGACTTCCATCGAGTCATGACGGGTAAAATCGCAGGCTTCGATTTCGGTCTCAAACGGTATCTCACCGGTCATAATGGACATGATATAGACTCACCTGAGTTTTTCAAACGCAGCATCAGCGCTATTAAACGTGCAAGTCGTAACCATTCACAAACTAAAAAGAAGTCAAAGAACCGTGAACGTGCACGGCTTGACTTAGCACGGAAGCATCGCAAGATTGAACGACAACGGGAGGACTTCCACTGGAAACTTGCACATCAACTCACAGACCTATACGATGAGATACGGCTTGAAGATTTGAACCTTAAAGGCATGAAACGCCTTTGGGGACGTAAGGTCAGTGATTTAGGCTTTGCCGATTTCGTTGTGAAGTTGAAATACATTGCAGCGAAAAAGGGTGTAAAAATCACGTTCATTGATAAGTGGTATCCTTCAAGTAAAACTTGTTCAGTCTGTTGGGTTGTCAATGACTCGTTGAATCTGCGTGATAGAACATGGCAATGCAGCGATTGTGGCACGACACACGACCGTGATAGAAACGCTGCAATTAACATCTACAGGGTTGGGGCATCAACCCTCGACGGAGAGGACGTAAGACCATCTTCGGATGGCAATCCTTGTTGA
- the fabG gene encoding 3-oxoacyl-[acyl-carrier-protein] reductase, whose amino-acid sequence MILKDKVAIVTGASRGIGEAIARKFCQEGASVMLCSRSAESVATIVESLSDEAGNAKSTQADISNKADVEALVDLTLEEFDRVDILVNNAGITRDTLFMRMKDEDWEVVLQTNLTGTAYCMRMVIRSMMRQRSGRIINISSVVGVAGNAGQANYAASKAGIIGLTKSVAKEAGSRGITVNAITPGFITTDMTEKISETDQQKMLEMIPAGSFGTPADVAETALFLASDAARYITGQAIQVDGGMFM is encoded by the coding sequence ATGATACTTAAGGACAAGGTAGCAATTGTAACAGGTGCATCACGTGGAATCGGGGAAGCGATTGCTCGAAAATTCTGTCAGGAAGGTGCATCTGTGATGCTCTGTTCACGTTCCGCTGAATCGGTTGCTACCATCGTTGAATCCCTTTCAGATGAAGCTGGAAACGCAAAATCAACACAAGCTGATATTTCCAACAAAGCCGATGTAGAGGCACTTGTGGATCTAACGCTGGAAGAATTTGACCGTGTCGATATCCTTGTAAATAATGCTGGAATTACCCGTGATACATTGTTTATGCGGATGAAGGATGAGGACTGGGAGGTGGTTTTACAAACCAATCTCACCGGAACGGCGTATTGTATGCGGATGGTTATCCGATCGATGATGCGCCAAAGAAGTGGACGAATCATTAATATCTCATCAGTTGTGGGAGTTGCAGGAAATGCCGGACAAGCGAACTACGCCGCTTCCAAAGCCGGAATCATTGGCTTGACGAAATCCGTTGCCAAAGAAGCCGGCAGCCGTGGTATCACGGTGAATGCAATTACCCCCGGTTTTATCACAACTGATATGACAGAAAAAATATCGGAAACAGATCAACAGAAAATGTTAGAGATGATTCCAGCGGGCAGTTTCGGTACACCAGCGGATGTCGCAGAAACTGCTCTGTTTTTGGCGTCAGATGCCGCCCGATACATCACAGGGCAAGCTATCCAAGTTGATGGTGGTATGTTTATGTAA
- the acpP gene encoding acyl carrier protein, whose translation MAIDQNQIIKMIADQLQIDEEQVKPDASFMDDLGADSLDTVELIMALEEEFDIEIPDSEAEKIRTVQQALNYLDENI comes from the coding sequence ATGGCAATAGATCAAAATCAAATTATCAAAATGATTGCAGATCAGTTACAGATTGACGAAGAGCAGGTTAAACCTGATGCCTCGTTTATGGATGATTTAGGTGCTGACTCGTTGGATACAGTGGAATTAATTATGGCACTTGAAGAGGAATTTGATATTGAAATTCCGGACAGTGAAGCTGAAAAGATTCGCACTGTGCAACAAGCGCTTAATTACCTAGATGAGAATATCTAA